Proteins found in one Clostridium kluyveri DSM 555 genomic segment:
- a CDS encoding ferredoxin hydrogenase, with the protein MITVILDGKEIKAKENSTILQVARDNNVDIPTLCYLKDCMNIGKCGVCLVEANGKIIVACATKIEEGMVIDTKSETVKERIKKRISSLLDTHEFKCGPCPRREDCEFLKLVIKTKAKASKPFLPEDREKYIDSRSNALVLDRTKCILCGRCVAACKVHSGTSVMQFIKKDGKRTVGIENNPCFDNSNCLLCGQCVIACPVGALTEKPHISRVQEALKDPKKHVIVAMAPSVRAAIGELFNMGFGKDVTGKIYTALRMLNFDKIFDINFGADMTIMEEATELLERIKNGGPFPMFTSCCPAWVRQAQNYYPELLENLSSAKSPQQIFGTATKTYYPSISGIEAKDIYTVTIMPCNDKKYEADLTDMEVNGMRCIDAVLTTRELAKMIKAAKIKFTSLEDSEADAAMGEYSGAGVIFGNTGGVMEAALRTAKDFAENVDLKDIEYTQIRGLKGIKESSVEISGNTYNIAVINGAANLFDFIDSGKIGEKQYHFIEVMACPGGCINGGGQPHLNSLNRELIDYRTLRASVLYNQDNHLPKRKSHKNTAIIKMYDTYFGKPGHGLAHELLHFKYTEDSSESKIV; encoded by the coding sequence ATGATTACAGTTATTTTAGATGGTAAAGAAATAAAGGCAAAGGAAAACTCAACTATATTACAGGTAGCAAGAGATAATAATGTGGATATACCTACACTATGTTATCTAAAGGATTGCATGAATATTGGTAAATGTGGAGTCTGTCTTGTGGAGGCAAACGGTAAAATTATAGTGGCCTGTGCCACAAAAATTGAAGAAGGTATGGTTATCGATACTAAATCAGAGACTGTGAAGGAGAGAATTAAAAAGAGAATATCTTCACTTCTAGATACCCATGAATTTAAATGCGGGCCATGCCCAAGAAGAGAAGATTGTGAGTTTTTGAAACTTGTAATCAAAACCAAAGCAAAGGCTTCAAAACCATTTTTGCCGGAAGATAGAGAAAAATATATAGACTCAAGAAGCAACGCACTTGTGCTAGATAGGACTAAATGTATATTGTGTGGTAGATGTGTAGCAGCATGTAAGGTACATTCTGGTACTTCTGTAATGCAATTTATCAAAAAGGATGGCAAGAGAACTGTTGGAATTGAAAATAACCCTTGCTTTGATAATTCAAATTGTCTATTATGTGGACAATGTGTTATTGCATGCCCTGTAGGTGCTTTAACTGAAAAACCTCATATATCCAGAGTACAAGAAGCGCTAAAAGATCCTAAAAAACATGTAATAGTTGCCATGGCACCTTCTGTTAGAGCCGCTATTGGTGAATTATTTAACATGGGATTTGGCAAAGATGTAACAGGTAAAATTTATACTGCTTTAAGAATGCTTAATTTTGACAAAATATTCGATATAAATTTTGGAGCTGATATGACTATAATGGAAGAAGCTACAGAACTTTTGGAAAGGATAAAAAATGGAGGTCCTTTTCCAATGTTTACATCCTGCTGCCCTGCCTGGGTAAGACAGGCTCAGAATTATTACCCTGAATTGCTTGAAAATCTTTCATCTGCAAAGTCACCACAGCAAATATTCGGCACTGCAACTAAAACTTATTATCCATCTATATCCGGTATAGAAGCAAAAGACATATATACTGTTACAATAATGCCTTGCAATGACAAAAAATACGAAGCAGATCTTACTGATATGGAAGTCAATGGTATGCGATGTATAGATGCTGTGCTGACTACAAGAGAACTTGCTAAAATGATTAAAGCTGCCAAAATTAAATTTACCTCTCTTGAGGATAGTGAAGCAGATGCTGCTATGGGTGAATACAGCGGGGCTGGTGTCATATTTGGTAATACCGGTGGAGTTATGGAAGCTGCTCTTAGAACTGCAAAAGACTTTGCAGAAAATGTGGATCTTAAAGATATAGAATATACCCAAATTAGGGGATTAAAAGGCATAAAAGAATCTTCTGTTGAAATATCCGGCAACACCTATAATATAGCTGTAATTAACGGTGCTGCAAATTTATTTGATTTTATAGATTCCGGAAAAATAGGAGAAAAACAATATCATTTTATAGAAGTTATGGCCTGCCCTGGCGGTTGTATAAATGGCGGTGGACAGCCTCATTTAAATTCACTCAACAGAGAACTTATAGATTACAGGACCTTGAGGGCCTCTGTATTATACAATCAAGATAACCACCTGCCAAAGAGAAAATCACATAAAAACACCGCAATAATAAAAATGTATGACACTTATTTTGGTAAGCCAGGACATGGACTTGCACATGAGCTTTTACACTTTAAATATACAGAAGATTCCTCTGAATCTAAAATTGTTTAA